Within Candidatus Dormiibacterota bacterium, the genomic segment ACCTCGCACTGGCCGGCTCGATCCACGACGCGGTCGCGGCGGTGCGCACGCAAATCGGCCACATGGTCAAAGTCGAAATCGAGGTCGATACGCTCGAGCAGCTCGAAGAAGCGCTCCGCGAACCGATCGACGCCGTACTCCTGGATAACATGACGCCGGAGCAGCTCGCGCAAGCGGTCGCGATGGTCGACGGCCGCGTGCTGACCGAAGCGAGCGGCGGCATCCGGCCCGAAACGATTCTGGCCGTTGCGAACAGCGGCGTGAACCTCATTTCGGTCGGCTGGCTCACACACGGCGCGCCCTCGCTCGACATCGGCCTCGATATCGAGCCGTAGCGCTACGCGCGCCTACGAATAGGAAACCAGCGCGAAAGCGACGACCACGCCGATGGCACCGACGACGATCGCCACCACGTAGCCCATAGCCGTAGAGAGCGCCCGGACTTCGTTTGCGCGCATGGCCCGATCGGTAGCGGCGTACCGCCACGCGCCCATCATCGCGATCACGATGCCGAACGCCGCCATCGCGGTGCCGAAGGTCGTGGAAAGCGAGCCGTGTGGAACGGAGGTATGGGCGATCACGGCAAACTCCCGCGTAAAAAGCGAGAACCGTGCGATCACGAATCCGAATCCGATAAAGGCGAGTGCTGTGCGAACGTACGCAAGAAACGTGCGTTCGTTCGCCAGCACATCGGTTGACGAAGGCTTCATACCGAAGCCTTCGCTGCTAATGGCGCGGAGCCATCGCCGTTCGTAGGAGAATCATGCCCGCGTCGGGCGTGTGGTGCATCGCCCCGTCTTTATCTCCACGGTGCATACCCATCGGGCCGCCGGGTCCCATCGGGTGCATCGGGCGCGTGGGCATATTGGGTAGCTCGGACTTCATCTGCGCGCGCATCTGCTCGTGCAGAGCAACCACCTGGGTGTGGAAGTTCTTACTCGCGTCGAGGATGGCGTTTTTCTCGCTAGCCGAGAGTTGGCCGTCGAGTTGCTGCGCGGCCTCTTTGGGGTTGGGCTGGTTCGCCACGGCGAGTTGCGCGACGAGGGA encodes:
- the nadC gene encoding carboxylating nicotinate-nucleotide diphosphorylase, which codes for STIADLRVNARTLLTGERTALNLLGRLSGIATATRALVDLVAGTGAHVVCTRKTTPGLRVLEKYAVRCGGGSNHRFGLDDAVLIKDNHLALAGSIHDAVAAVRTQIGHMVKVEIEVDTLEQLEEALREPIDAVLLDNMTPEQLAQAVAMVDGRVLTEASGGIRPETILAVANSGVNLISVGWLTHGAPSLDIGLDIEP
- a CDS encoding DUF202 domain-containing protein, whose translation is MKPSSTDVLANERTFLAYVRTALAFIGFGFVIARFSLFTREFAVIAHTSVPHGSLSTTFGTAMAAFGIVIAMMGAWRYAATDRAMRANEVRALSTAMGYVVAIVVGAIGVVVAFALVSYS